In a single window of the Microscilla marina ATCC 23134 genome:
- a CDS encoding YbjN domain-containing protein: MKTIKEIRIEMVEAMIGHYVESIGLTTEQTYDGEKRVWHWKHGSANIEVFIQSVEVGKEKTREYLRIFSFLADVPQLSTTAREKFLNNLLEMNDVNLGVKLTIAKDTNKIYATYERDIRGMDYQELATCVADLEWWADKLDDELKSFNN, from the coding sequence ATGAAAACAATCAAAGAAATTCGTATTGAAATGGTAGAAGCTATGATTGGGCATTATGTAGAGTCCATCGGCTTAACTACTGAACAAACTTATGATGGTGAAAAACGTGTATGGCATTGGAAGCACGGCTCTGCCAACATCGAAGTTTTTATTCAATCGGTAGAAGTAGGCAAAGAAAAAACCAGAGAATACCTACGCATATTCTCGTTTCTTGCCGATGTACCTCAACTAAGCACCACTGCTCGTGAAAAGTTTTTGAACAACTTACTAGAGATGAATGATGTAAATCTGGGAGTAAAACTCACCATTGCTAAAGATACCAATAAAATTTATGCTACTTATGAGCGTGACATTCGCGGTATGGATTATCAGGAGCTTGCTACCTGTGTGGCTGATCTGGAGTGGTGGGCTGATAAGCTAGACGACGAGCTTAAGAGTTTTAACAACTAA
- a CDS encoding aminodeoxychorismate synthase component I, with product MNKAQAIEQMNKYGAAKTPFLFIIDFEANQPVVLPLNEINPQEVLFDIQGRNNALSLPNIPPQKEVIFNKKPVPFAQYKQSFDNALAKINFGYSYLLNLSMLTPIETNLSLQEIFWQSKARYKLWYKGEWVVFSPEIFVQIKQQRIASYPMKGTIDASLPNAAAEILANPKEMAEHTTIVDLIRNDLSKVAKNVHVARFRYIDEVATQDKTLLQVSSKVVGDLPPDYAQRIGNILFELLPAGSISGAPKKKTVEVIKAAESYERGYYTGVFGYFDGEMLDSGVMIRFIENIHGKLYFKSGGGITTFSNALAEYQELTDKVYVPIIRNNQV from the coding sequence ATGAATAAGGCACAAGCAATTGAGCAAATGAACAAATATGGGGCGGCTAAAACCCCTTTTTTGTTTATCATTGACTTTGAGGCTAACCAACCAGTGGTATTACCGTTGAATGAAATAAACCCTCAGGAAGTTTTATTTGATATTCAAGGAAGGAATAATGCCTTGTCTCTACCCAATATTCCTCCTCAAAAAGAGGTGATTTTCAATAAAAAACCTGTACCCTTTGCTCAATACAAACAAAGTTTCGACAACGCTTTGGCAAAAATCAATTTTGGCTATTCTTATTTACTCAACCTTTCGATGCTTACGCCTATAGAAACCAACTTATCGTTGCAAGAGATTTTTTGGCAAAGTAAAGCACGTTACAAGCTATGGTACAAGGGTGAATGGGTGGTGTTTTCTCCCGAAATTTTTGTTCAAATCAAGCAGCAACGCATTGCATCTTATCCCATGAAGGGCACCATAGATGCTTCTTTGCCCAATGCCGCCGCCGAGATTTTGGCAAACCCTAAAGAAATGGCAGAACATACCACTATTGTTGATCTCATCAGGAATGATTTGAGTAAGGTGGCTAAAAATGTGCATGTTGCCCGATTTAGATACATAGATGAGGTGGCTACTCAGGACAAAACGTTGCTACAGGTAAGCTCCAAAGTAGTAGGAGACCTACCTCCTGATTACGCCCAGCGTATTGGCAATATTTTGTTTGAACTATTGCCAGCTGGCTCTATCAGTGGAGCTCCAAAAAAGAAAACAGTAGAGGTGATCAAGGCAGCAGAAAGCTATGAAAGAGGTTATTACACGGGGGTTTTTGGTTATTTTGATGGTGAAATGCTCGATAGTGGGGTAATGATCCGTTTTATAGAAAACATCCACGGAAAGTTGTATTTTAAAAGTGGTGGTGGCATTACTACTTTTAGCAATGCACTAGCCGAGTACCAAGAATTAACGGACAAGGTATATGTACCCATTATTAGAAACAATCAGGTTTGA
- a CDS encoding anthranilate synthase component II has product MKKLLIADSYDSFTHNLIQLIDQHKHCAYTVVKTDQIDLDQVKKYDKILLTPGAGLPKESGDLLELIKHYAPTKSILGVCLGHQAIAEAFGACLYQLPQVLHGLTQTMQQMPASSPARLFTDLPTSIQIGLYHSWVVHPDSLPQGLEVTGVLASIDSTLSHFRACPMPNFPLIMAMQHRQYDVHGIQFHPESIMTPQGRTILYNWLDA; this is encoded by the coding sequence TTGAAAAAGTTGCTCATAGCAGATAGTTATGATTCATTTACCCATAACCTTATTCAGTTGATAGACCAGCACAAGCATTGTGCTTATACCGTAGTAAAAACTGATCAGATAGACCTTGATCAGGTAAAAAAATATGACAAGATTTTGCTGACACCAGGGGCAGGTTTGCCCAAAGAATCGGGTGATTTACTGGAGTTGATCAAGCACTATGCGCCTACCAAAAGCATATTAGGGGTATGTTTGGGGCATCAGGCCATAGCCGAAGCCTTTGGCGCGTGTCTTTACCAGCTACCTCAAGTGTTGCACGGGCTTACCCAAACTATGCAGCAAATGCCTGCGTCAAGCCCCGCCCGTTTGTTTACCGATTTGCCCACCAGTATCCAAATAGGATTGTACCACTCGTGGGTAGTGCACCCCGATAGCTTACCCCAGGGTTTAGAGGTGACCGGAGTGTTGGCAAGCATAGACAGTACTTTGTCTCACTTTAGAGCCTGTCCTATGCCCAACTTTCCGTTGATTATGGCAATGCAACACCGCCAATACGATGTACATGGTATTCAGTTTCACCCTGAGTCGATTATGACCCCACAAGGGCGTACTATCCTGTATAATTGGCTGGATGCTTAG
- a CDS encoding TerC/Alx family metal homeostasis membrane protein, with translation MISNEVLFFAAFIVFILGMLMLDLGVFNKKSHIVSFREATLWSVTWVTVAIIFYLIIRNYGHVMHGIENQAQLNDVISKYSSLKEAPPSDPKNYEQNLDNYRRVIALEFLTGYLLEYSLSVDNIFVIILIFVSFKVREQYYKKVLFWGILGAIVMRFLFIFLGSALIQNEVVGKWIFYLFGGFLLYSGIKMFFDKDDGEAIDTQKHPIVRLASRYFSVFPRYVGDRFFIQRYGRIQITPLFVVLLIVEFTDLIFAVDSVPAVFGVTKDPYIVFFSNIFAILGLRSMFFFLSNIMHMFHYLKLGLAFLLIFIGAKMLLHKWLHSIGFENHYSLFVIIFILGSSIGASLAFPAKKKEGEEAKEQASV, from the coding sequence ATGATTTCTAACGAGGTTTTATTTTTCGCGGCATTTATTGTTTTTATTCTGGGCATGCTTATGCTTGACCTGGGTGTTTTTAATAAAAAGTCACACATTGTATCTTTTCGAGAAGCCACCCTCTGGAGCGTTACTTGGGTAACGGTGGCAATTATTTTTTATCTGATCATAAGAAATTATGGACATGTGATGCATGGCATCGAAAACCAGGCGCAACTCAACGATGTTATTTCTAAATATAGTTCCCTTAAAGAAGCTCCCCCCTCAGATCCAAAAAATTATGAACAAAACCTGGACAACTATCGCCGGGTGATTGCACTTGAGTTTCTCACTGGATATTTGCTTGAATATTCACTTTCGGTAGACAACATCTTTGTAATTATTTTAATTTTTGTCTCGTTCAAAGTGCGTGAACAGTATTATAAAAAAGTCCTGTTCTGGGGCATTCTGGGTGCCATTGTCATGCGCTTTTTGTTTATTTTTCTGGGTTCAGCGCTTATTCAAAACGAAGTGGTGGGCAAATGGATTTTTTACCTCTTTGGTGGTTTCCTGCTCTATTCGGGGATTAAAATGTTTTTTGACAAGGATGATGGTGAAGCCATTGACACCCAAAAACATCCTATAGTAAGGCTTGCTTCGAGGTATTTCTCTGTGTTTCCCCGTTATGTGGGTGACCGTTTCTTTATTCAGCGTTATGGGCGTATTCAGATCACCCCTTTGTTTGTTGTATTGCTAATTGTTGAATTTACTGACCTTATTTTTGCTGTTGACTCTGTACCAGCAGTATTTGGAGTCACCAAAGACCCTTATATTGTATTCTTTTCAAACATATTTGCCATTTTGGGCTTGCGTTCTATGTTTTTCTTCTTGTCTAACATTATGCACATGTTCCATTACCTTAAGTTAGGGTTGGCCTTTTTACTTATTTTTATTGGAGCCAAAATGTTGTTACACAAATGGTTGCATTCTATCGGTTTCGAAAATCACTACTCACTCTTTGTTATTATTTTTATTTTAGGAAGCAGTATTGGTGCTTCGCTTGCTTTTCCGGCAAAAAAGAAAGAAGGAGAAGAGGCAAAAGAACAAGCAAGTGTGTAG
- a CDS encoding M28 family peptidase: MKKLVINTFIIYCLLSAITLLSLPGCSGDKPNGGSTVKNSTPPPPKPLVLVDAPKINADSAYAFVKKQVEFGPRVPNTDAHVQCGNYFLDKLKSYGWEVKAQGFDAIRYDGVVLKSRNIIASYKAPAAAAAKRTVLLAAHWDTRHVADKDTKDTDKPIDGANDGASGVGVLLEIARTIHTSPKKPTVNIDIVLFDSEDLGYPESAKDEHKKADTWCLGSQYWAKNNPGSYYYGILLDMVGAKGAKMYKEGFSVRTAGETVNEVWAIAAKLGYGNVFIPKNAPEIVDDHTYVNKHTNIPMIDIIEFDPTNETAYFAKYHHTHADNMSIIDKNTLEAVGQTVLQYVYNTAASSDAEKAATSSSSSGLAK; encoded by the coding sequence ATGAAAAAACTTGTTATCAATACATTCATTATATATTGCTTGTTGTCTGCTATTACCCTGCTGTCTTTGCCAGGTTGTAGCGGTGACAAACCCAATGGAGGGAGTACTGTAAAAAACTCTACTCCTCCCCCACCTAAGCCCTTGGTACTGGTTGATGCCCCAAAAATCAATGCCGACTCAGCGTATGCCTTTGTAAAAAAACAAGTCGAGTTTGGTCCAAGGGTTCCCAATACTGACGCTCACGTACAGTGTGGAAATTATTTTTTAGATAAACTCAAATCTTATGGTTGGGAAGTAAAGGCACAAGGTTTTGACGCCATTCGTTATGATGGTGTAGTGCTCAAATCGCGTAACATTATTGCCAGCTATAAGGCACCCGCTGCTGCTGCGGCCAAACGCACCGTGTTGCTGGCAGCACACTGGGACACCCGTCACGTTGCCGACAAAGACACCAAAGATACTGACAAACCCATTGATGGTGCCAATGACGGCGCCAGTGGGGTGGGTGTTTTGTTAGAGATTGCCCGCACCATTCACACATCGCCCAAAAAGCCAACAGTAAATATCGACATTGTATTGTTTGACAGCGAAGACCTGGGCTACCCTGAATCTGCTAAAGATGAGCACAAAAAAGCCGATACTTGGTGTTTGGGCTCACAATACTGGGCTAAAAATAACCCTGGCAGTTATTATTATGGTATTTTGCTGGATATGGTGGGTGCCAAAGGAGCCAAAATGTACAAAGAAGGTTTTTCGGTACGAACGGCGGGCGAAACAGTAAATGAGGTATGGGCCATTGCTGCCAAACTGGGTTATGGCAATGTATTTATTCCTAAGAATGCTCCTGAAATTGTAGATGACCATACGTATGTAAATAAACATACCAATATACCTATGATTGATATTATTGAGTTTGACCCTACCAATGAAACAGCTTACTTTGCTAAGTACCACCATACCCACGCGGATAACATGTCTATTATTGACAAAAACACCCTAGAGGCTGTAGGGCAAACTGTACTACAATATGTATATAACACTGCGGCAAGTAGTGACGCCGAAAAAGCCGCCACAAGCAGCAGTAGCAGTGGGTTAGCAAAATAA
- a CDS encoding peptidoglycan DD-metalloendopeptidase family protein has protein sequence MQTFTPKTKTLPVAAGGVFYCLLSLLLLACDQKPPTTQQVALPPTVTLAQVAQNKPIKATKILSPCERFDQLNTLVRDGKIKRSAAKDSIKKLLPLVAKYFYQNGGINYGRKQWVFPIQGYNKHFIGGKNGEGYVPNGYNYFDGNEHGGHPSHDIFIYDRNQDNLDDNTGKPVNTLSMGSGIVVAYDPAWKPGSALEGGHYLWVYDPGTQGIFYYAHNSKLFVKPGDIVKPGQRIAHIGRTGKSASEKRSPTHLHITYLKVKPDGSLPPEDLYQDLLKCKSF, from the coding sequence ATGCAAACATTCACTCCCAAAACAAAGACTCTTCCTGTAGCTGCAGGAGGAGTTTTTTATTGTTTATTATCGTTGCTTTTGCTGGCTTGCGACCAAAAGCCGCCCACTACCCAACAAGTGGCTTTGCCTCCTACGGTTACCTTGGCTCAGGTTGCCCAAAACAAACCTATCAAAGCAACTAAAATACTTTCGCCTTGTGAGCGGTTCGACCAATTGAATACACTGGTGCGGGATGGTAAAATAAAGCGCTCAGCGGCTAAAGATAGCATTAAAAAGTTGTTGCCATTGGTGGCAAAATATTTTTACCAAAATGGAGGTATAAACTACGGGCGTAAGCAATGGGTATTTCCCATTCAAGGGTATAACAAGCATTTTATTGGAGGTAAAAACGGGGAAGGCTATGTGCCCAATGGTTACAACTACTTTGATGGCAATGAACACGGAGGACATCCTTCACACGATATTTTTATATATGACCGCAATCAGGACAACCTGGATGACAACACAGGCAAGCCAGTAAATACGCTCTCGATGGGCAGCGGCATTGTGGTAGCTTATGACCCAGCCTGGAAACCGGGCAGTGCACTAGAGGGTGGTCATTATCTATGGGTTTATGACCCTGGTACCCAAGGCATTTTTTATTATGCCCACAACAGTAAGCTATTTGTAAAACCAGGAGACATTGTAAAACCAGGACAACGCATTGCCCATATCGGACGCACTGGCAAGAGCGCTTCTGAGAAACGTTCGCCTACCCATTTGCATATTACTTACCTTAAGGTAAAACCAGATGGTTCACTGCCTCCTGAAGATTTATATCAGGACTTGTTGAAGTGTAAGAGTTTTTAG
- a CDS encoding SCP2 sterol-binding domain-containing protein, producing the protein MEEKDVTPTQIFDTLAIRFREAKALEHKIDSNLHFTLTDQTKGNYLYTVKVQNGKLEVKTGHHNKPTCTVRTKAQTYVDVNLGKTKPQMAIMLGKIKVSNLPEMFLFAQLFEKFTLDYVK; encoded by the coding sequence ATGGAAGAGAAAGACGTTACGCCAACACAAATATTTGATACATTGGCAATTAGGTTTAGAGAAGCTAAAGCGCTGGAGCACAAGATTGATAGCAACTTACACTTTACTCTAACCGACCAGACTAAAGGTAATTATTTGTATACAGTAAAAGTGCAAAATGGCAAACTAGAAGTAAAGACAGGGCACCACAACAAACCTACTTGCACGGTGCGCACCAAAGCCCAAACTTATGTAGATGTAAACTTAGGCAAAACCAAGCCACAAATGGCCATTATGTTGGGTAAAATCAAGGTAAGTAACCTCCCTGAGATGTTTTTGTTTGCCCAGCTATTCGAAAAGTTTACCTTAGATTATGTCAAATAA
- a CDS encoding AAA family ATPase translates to MSKVREVLEQNPNLCNHFTNHRTVFIHGYGNASFTQKIEGVKGLSVEERENARMLHNLPFNEEIYFLIETDQPWFLPILFPSNHSVVFTDKGISIVAESSSHSFDKFISWAIIKDAHLRGDKFVFETSNDEIIIDNQLIYSIDDKEKYRTDAEVIAKLIHLIAAQYESAEKRLNEMIGLDKVKRKIKVLTNFVKMHKMRKDKGMNVMMPSLHLVFMGNPGTGKTEVARLIAEIFQEIGLLSRGHLVEARRSDLVEKYVGHTAKKVEEVVMNALGGVLFIDEAYALTNGGTQDFGPEAIDTLTPLMENYRENLIVIAAGYTKDMERFLAANQGLSSRFSEVIHFDDYNLDELTQIFEKMCHDRGYELTDAAKLHARKLIMKSFGTDAAKFGNGRGVRNLFEKVYMKQADRLGTKDYVTEAEMTVFEPEDFDISY, encoded by the coding sequence ATGAGTAAAGTAAGAGAGGTATTAGAGCAAAATCCCAACCTTTGTAACCATTTCACAAACCATCGTACTGTATTTATACATGGGTATGGCAATGCGTCATTTACCCAAAAAATAGAAGGAGTAAAGGGCTTGAGTGTAGAAGAAAGGGAAAATGCCCGCATGTTGCATAACCTGCCTTTTAATGAAGAAATTTATTTTTTGATAGAAACCGATCAGCCTTGGTTTTTACCAATTCTTTTTCCCTCCAATCACAGTGTTGTTTTTACCGATAAAGGTATTTCTATTGTAGCAGAAAGTAGCAGCCATAGCTTCGACAAGTTTATTTCTTGGGCTATTATTAAAGATGCCCACTTGAGAGGTGATAAGTTTGTGTTTGAAACCAGCAACGACGAAATTATCATCGATAATCAGCTAATTTACAGCATTGACGATAAGGAGAAATATCGTACTGATGCTGAGGTAATTGCCAAACTGATACACTTGATAGCCGCACAATACGAAAGTGCCGAGAAACGCCTTAATGAGATGATTGGGCTAGATAAAGTAAAACGCAAAATAAAGGTATTGACCAATTTTGTAAAAATGCACAAAATGCGAAAGGACAAGGGGATGAACGTAATGATGCCCTCGTTGCACCTGGTGTTTATGGGCAACCCTGGCACCGGCAAAACAGAGGTAGCACGCCTGATTGCCGAAATTTTTCAGGAAATAGGGCTACTCTCGCGGGGGCACCTGGTAGAAGCCCGACGCTCAGACCTGGTAGAAAAATATGTAGGACATACCGCCAAAAAAGTAGAAGAAGTAGTGATGAATGCTTTGGGGGGGGTGCTTTTTATAGACGAAGCTTACGCCCTTACCAATGGTGGCACCCAAGACTTTGGTCCTGAAGCGATTGATACTTTGACCCCTCTCATGGAAAACTATCGCGAAAACCTCATAGTGATAGCTGCTGGATACACCAAGGACATGGAGCGTTTTTTGGCGGCCAACCAAGGGTTGAGTTCTCGTTTTTCTGAAGTAATCCATTTTGATGATTATAACCTGGATGAGCTTACACAAATTTTTGAAAAAATGTGCCACGACCGGGGCTATGAGCTCACCGATGCCGCCAAGCTACACGCTCGCAAGTTGATCATGAAGTCGTTTGGTACCGATGCCGCCAAATTTGGCAATGGACGTGGTGTACGTAACCTATTTGAAAAGGTGTATATGAAACAAGCCGATCGCCTGGGTACTAAAGATTATGTAACTGAAGCAGAAATGACGGTGTTTGAGCCCGAAGATTTTGACATCAGTTACTAA
- a CDS encoding RluA family pseudouridine synthase — protein sequence MEEEKTPSEDWQAADNPGNTPENIQADSPEDDDLFEHYRIVVDKGQEPVRIDKFLMDRVPNITRNKTQNAIREGFVKVNDQEVKPNYKVRPEDIIIISLPEPPRESEVVPEDIPINIVYEDDDLLVVHKEAGMVVHPAYNNWTGTLVNALAYHFKNLPENRDGRPGLVHRIDKDTSGLLVVAKSEHALQHLAKQFFDHTIERTYYALVWGEPKQEAGTIDVNLGRSLKDRRVTAAFPEGDFGRHAVTHYKVLKNLRYVSLVQCNLETGRTHQIRAHMKHLGHPLFNDATYGGDKILKGTVFSKYRAFVENCFKVMPRQALHAKSLGFVHPTTQKFIQFDSELPKDFQKAMEKWEHYVQHH from the coding sequence ATGGAAGAAGAGAAGACCCCTAGTGAAGACTGGCAAGCCGCTGACAATCCAGGCAATACCCCGGAAAATATACAGGCTGACTCGCCTGAAGATGACGATTTGTTTGAGCATTACCGCATTGTAGTAGACAAAGGGCAAGAACCTGTAAGAATAGATAAGTTTTTGATGGACAGGGTACCCAACATTACCCGCAACAAAACTCAAAACGCTATACGTGAAGGTTTTGTAAAGGTAAACGATCAGGAGGTTAAACCTAACTACAAAGTGCGCCCTGAAGACATCATCATTATATCATTGCCAGAGCCACCCCGCGAGTCTGAGGTAGTCCCTGAAGATATTCCAATAAACATTGTGTACGAAGACGATGACCTCTTAGTGGTACACAAAGAAGCAGGCATGGTAGTGCACCCTGCCTACAACAACTGGACAGGCACGTTGGTGAATGCCTTGGCTTATCACTTTAAAAACTTACCCGAAAACCGCGATGGTCGCCCTGGGTTGGTACACCGAATAGACAAAGACACTTCTGGTTTATTGGTAGTAGCCAAATCAGAGCACGCCTTGCAACACCTTGCCAAACAGTTTTTTGACCATACTATAGAACGTACCTATTATGCCTTGGTATGGGGTGAACCCAAACAAGAGGCGGGTACTATTGATGTAAACCTGGGGCGTAGCCTGAAAGACCGCCGGGTAACAGCAGCATTCCCAGAGGGTGACTTTGGCAGACATGCCGTTACACATTACAAAGTACTAAAAAACCTACGCTATGTATCGTTGGTACAATGTAACCTCGAAACCGGACGAACCCATCAGATAAGGGCACACATGAAACACTTGGGTCATCCGCTATTTAATGATGCTACCTATGGGGGAGACAAGATCTTGAAGGGTACAGTATTTTCAAAGTACCGGGCTTTTGTAGAAAACTGCTTTAAAGTAATGCCTCGTCAGGCATTGCACGCCAAGTCATTGGGTTTTGTGCACCCTACTACCCAAAAATTTATTCAGTTTGACTCTGAGTTGCCCAAAGATTTTCAAAAAGCTATGGAAAAGTGGGAACACTATGTGCAACATCACTGA